One window from the genome of Jiangella alba encodes:
- a CDS encoding helix-turn-helix transcriptional regulator → MRADRLVSLVLLLRQRGRLSAATLAHELEVSTRTVLRDIEALSAAGVPVYAERGRHGGFALLPGFRTELTGLNHDEALSLLVAGLGRGEQVFGLGSALASAMRKVVDALPEGSQATASDAARRMLIEPETDLLARRAAVDEVPGDVAAEVRRAVFAGHKLRLHYAAAGRPPAWRTVDPIGLVTVRDRGYLLATRSGEDRTYRLSRVLAAEELPEPAERPDHVDLDRIWRDRSTRFRAGGDQVAVELRLRPSRREELAGTALAVLAEAAEADGVGGAGGADGADGADGAGGWLRMTVTFQDARHAEWALWQLATDAEALAPPSLRTALRDRALALAARYDTPP, encoded by the coding sequence GTGCGCGCCGACCGGTTGGTGTCGCTGGTGCTGCTGCTGCGCCAGCGCGGACGGCTGTCCGCGGCCACGTTGGCCCACGAGCTGGAGGTGTCCACGCGCACCGTCCTGCGCGACATCGAGGCGCTGTCGGCGGCCGGGGTGCCGGTGTACGCCGAACGCGGCCGGCACGGTGGCTTCGCGCTGCTGCCGGGGTTCCGGACCGAGCTCACCGGGCTCAACCACGACGAGGCGCTGTCGTTGCTGGTCGCCGGGCTGGGGCGGGGCGAGCAGGTGTTCGGGCTCGGTTCGGCGCTGGCGTCGGCCATGCGCAAGGTGGTCGACGCGCTGCCGGAGGGGTCCCAGGCGACGGCGAGCGACGCGGCCCGGCGGATGCTGATCGAGCCCGAGACGGACCTGCTGGCCCGCCGGGCGGCCGTCGACGAGGTGCCCGGCGACGTCGCGGCCGAGGTCCGGCGCGCGGTGTTCGCCGGGCACAAGCTGCGCCTACACTACGCGGCGGCGGGCCGGCCGCCGGCGTGGCGGACGGTCGACCCGATCGGGCTGGTCACCGTCCGCGACCGCGGGTATCTGCTGGCCACGAGATCGGGCGAGGACCGCACCTACCGGCTGTCGCGGGTGCTGGCGGCCGAGGAGCTGCCCGAACCGGCGGAGCGTCCTGACCACGTCGACCTCGACCGGATCTGGCGCGACCGCAGCACCCGCTTCCGCGCCGGCGGCGACCAGGTCGCCGTCGAGCTGCGACTGCGGCCGTCGCGGCGGGAAGAGCTGGCCGGCACCGCACTGGCTGTCCTGGCCGAGGCGGCCGAGGCGGATGGCGTGGGCGGTGCGGGCGGCGCGGATGGCGCGGATGGAGCGGATGGCGCGGGCGGCTGGCTGCGGATGACGGTGACGTTCCAGGACGCCCGGCACGCCGAGTGGGCGCTGTGGCAGCTCGCGACGGACGCCGAGGCGCTGGCGCCGCCGTCGCTGCGCACCGCGTTGCGCGACCGCGCCCTCGCGCTCGCCGCCCGCTACGACACGCCACCCTGA
- a CDS encoding pyruvate carboxylase, translating to MIRKVLVANRGEIAIRAFRAAYELGVRTVAVFPHEDRNSLHRLKADEAYEIGEPGHPVRAYLSVSEIVRAATESGADAVYPGYGFLSENAGLAQACAEAGITFIGPPAELLRLTGNKAHAVAAAREADVPVLRSSAPSPDREELLAAAQEIGFPLFVKAVAGGGGRGMRQVNDAAQLPEALDTAAREAAAAFGDPTLFLEQAVVSPRHIEVQILADGQGDVIHLFERDCSVQRRHQKVVELAPAPNLDPALRDRICADAVRFARHIGYRNAGTVEFLLDPAGRHVFIEMNPRIQVEHTVTEEVTDVDLVQAQFRIAAGERLAELGLAQDTITVRGAALQCRITTEDPSDGFQPDTGTISAYRSPGGSGIRLDGGTTHAGSEISPHFDSMLVKLTCRGRDFDAAAARARRALAEFRIRGVRTNIPFLQAVLDDPDFRAGGVTTSFIDEHPHLLAGRVSADRGTRLLSYLADVTVNRPHGEPPLAAEPALKLPPAPTGPPPAGSKQRLDELGPDGFAAWLRSSPSLHVTDTTFRDAHQSLLATRVRTKDLVAAAPVVAHTVPELLSLECWGGATYDVALRFLAEDPWERLAALRRAVPNICLQMLLRGRNTVGYTPYPVDVTTAFVQEAAATGVDIFRIFDALNNVEPMRPAIDAVRETGTAVAEVAMCYTADLSDPGETQYTLDYYLRLAEQIVAAGAHVLAIKDMAGLLRPPAATRLVTALRREFELPVHLHTHDTAGGQLATYLAAAEAGVDAVDGAVASMAGTTSQPSLSAIVAAAEASDRPTELDLRAVGDLEPYWQGVRTLYAPFESGLGAPTGRVYHHEIPGGQLSNLRTQAVALGLGDRFEEIEDLYAAADRILGRLVKVTPSSKVVGDLALHLVGAGVSPDDFAASPDAYDIPDSVIRFLHGELGDPPGGWPEPFRTKALAGRPYTPVAADLSDDDRAGLAADRRDTLNRLLFPGPAREHQAHREAYGDTSVLSTREFFYGLRANQEYPVDLEPGVRLLIELQAIGEADERGVRTVMATLNGQLRPLQIRDRSIVSDHTPAEKADPANPRHVAAPFAGVVTLTVAEGDVVEAGGTVATIEAMKMEAAITAGQAGTVRRLAVSAVRRVEAGDLILELG from the coding sequence ATGATCCGGAAGGTGCTCGTGGCCAACCGCGGCGAGATCGCGATCCGTGCGTTCCGTGCCGCGTACGAGCTGGGCGTTCGCACCGTCGCGGTGTTCCCGCACGAGGACCGCAACTCGCTGCACCGGCTGAAGGCCGACGAGGCGTACGAGATCGGCGAGCCGGGGCACCCCGTGCGGGCCTACCTGTCGGTGAGCGAGATCGTGCGGGCGGCGACGGAGTCCGGCGCCGACGCGGTGTACCCGGGCTACGGGTTCCTCTCCGAGAACGCCGGCCTGGCGCAGGCGTGCGCCGAGGCGGGCATCACGTTCATCGGGCCGCCGGCCGAGCTGCTCCGGCTGACGGGCAACAAGGCGCACGCCGTGGCGGCGGCCCGCGAGGCCGACGTCCCGGTGCTGCGGTCGTCGGCGCCGTCGCCGGACCGCGAGGAGCTGCTGGCGGCCGCGCAGGAGATCGGGTTCCCGCTGTTCGTCAAGGCCGTCGCCGGTGGCGGCGGCCGGGGCATGCGCCAGGTCAACGACGCCGCGCAGCTGCCCGAGGCGCTCGACACCGCGGCCCGCGAGGCCGCGGCGGCGTTCGGCGACCCCACGCTCTTCCTCGAGCAGGCCGTGGTGAGCCCGCGGCACATCGAGGTGCAGATCCTCGCCGACGGGCAGGGCGACGTCATCCACCTGTTCGAGCGCGACTGCTCGGTGCAGCGGCGGCACCAGAAGGTGGTCGAGCTGGCGCCCGCGCCGAACCTCGACCCCGCCCTGCGCGACCGCATCTGCGCCGACGCCGTCCGGTTCGCCCGGCACATCGGCTACCGCAACGCCGGGACCGTCGAGTTCCTGCTCGACCCCGCGGGCCGGCACGTGTTCATCGAGATGAACCCGCGCATCCAGGTCGAGCACACGGTGACCGAGGAGGTCACCGACGTCGACCTGGTGCAGGCGCAGTTCCGCATCGCCGCGGGGGAGCGGCTGGCCGAGCTCGGCCTCGCTCAGGACACCATCACCGTGCGGGGCGCGGCGCTGCAGTGCCGCATCACCACCGAGGACCCCTCCGACGGCTTCCAGCCCGACACCGGCACCATCAGCGCGTACCGCTCGCCGGGCGGCTCGGGCATCAGGCTCGACGGCGGCACCACCCACGCCGGCAGCGAGATCAGCCCGCACTTCGACTCCATGCTGGTGAAGCTGACCTGCCGGGGCCGCGACTTCGACGCCGCCGCGGCGCGGGCCCGCCGGGCGCTGGCCGAGTTCCGCATCCGCGGCGTCCGCACCAACATCCCGTTCCTGCAGGCCGTGCTCGACGATCCCGACTTCCGGGCCGGCGGGGTCACGACGTCGTTCATCGACGAGCACCCGCACCTGCTGGCCGGCCGGGTGTCGGCCGACCGCGGCACCCGGCTGCTCAGCTACCTCGCCGACGTCACCGTGAACCGGCCGCACGGCGAGCCGCCGCTCGCCGCCGAGCCCGCGCTGAAGCTGCCGCCGGCGCCCACCGGGCCGCCGCCGGCCGGCTCCAAGCAGCGGCTGGACGAGTTGGGGCCGGACGGCTTCGCCGCCTGGCTGCGCTCGTCGCCGTCGCTGCACGTCACCGACACCACGTTCCGCGACGCGCACCAGTCGCTGCTGGCCACCCGGGTGCGCACGAAGGACCTGGTCGCGGCCGCGCCGGTGGTCGCGCACACGGTGCCCGAGCTGCTCTCGCTGGAGTGCTGGGGCGGCGCCACCTACGACGTCGCGCTGCGGTTCCTGGCCGAGGACCCGTGGGAGCGGCTGGCGGCGCTGCGCCGGGCGGTGCCGAACATCTGCCTGCAGATGCTGCTCCGCGGCCGCAACACCGTCGGCTACACGCCGTACCCCGTCGACGTCACGACGGCCTTCGTGCAGGAGGCCGCCGCCACCGGGGTGGACATCTTCCGCATCTTCGACGCGCTCAACAACGTCGAGCCGATGCGCCCCGCCATCGACGCCGTCCGCGAGACCGGGACGGCGGTCGCCGAGGTCGCGATGTGTTACACGGCCGACCTCAGCGACCCCGGCGAGACGCAGTACACCCTCGACTACTACCTGCGGCTGGCCGAGCAGATCGTCGCCGCGGGCGCGCACGTGCTGGCGATCAAGGACATGGCCGGGCTGCTCCGCCCGCCCGCCGCCACGCGGCTGGTGACGGCCCTGCGCCGCGAGTTCGAGCTGCCGGTGCACCTGCACACCCACGACACCGCCGGCGGGCAGCTGGCCACGTACCTCGCCGCCGCCGAGGCCGGGGTCGACGCCGTCGACGGCGCCGTCGCGTCCATGGCCGGCACGACGTCGCAGCCCTCGCTGTCGGCCATCGTCGCCGCGGCCGAGGCGTCGGACCGTCCGACCGAGCTCGACCTGCGCGCCGTCGGCGACCTCGAACCGTACTGGCAGGGCGTCCGCACGCTGTACGCGCCGTTCGAGTCCGGGCTGGGCGCGCCCACGGGCCGCGTCTACCACCACGAGATCCCCGGTGGGCAGCTGTCCAACCTGCGCACCCAGGCGGTCGCGCTCGGGCTGGGCGACCGGTTCGAGGAGATCGAGGACCTGTACGCCGCCGCCGACCGCATCCTCGGCCGCCTGGTCAAGGTGACGCCGTCGTCGAAGGTGGTCGGCGACCTCGCGCTGCACCTCGTCGGCGCCGGGGTGTCGCCCGACGACTTCGCCGCCTCGCCCGACGCGTACGACATCCCCGACTCCGTCATCCGGTTCCTGCACGGCGAGCTGGGCGACCCGCCCGGCGGCTGGCCCGAGCCCTTCCGCACCAAGGCGCTGGCCGGCCGCCCGTACACGCCCGTCGCCGCCGACCTCTCCGACGACGACCGCGCCGGACTGGCCGCCGACCGGCGCGACACCCTGAACCGGCTGCTGTTCCCCGGGCCGGCGCGCGAGCACCAGGCGCACCGCGAGGCCTACGGCGACACCAGCGTGCTGTCGACCCGCGAGTTCTTCTACGGCCTGCGCGCCAACCAGGAGTACCCCGTCGACCTCGAGCCCGGCGTGCGGCTGCTGATCGAGCTGCAGGCCATCGGCGAGGCCGACGAACGCGGCGTGCGCACCGTCATGGCGACGCTGAACGGCCAGCTCCGGCCGCTGCAGATCCGCGACCGCTCGATCGTCTCCGACCACACGCCCGCCGAGAAGGCCGACCCGGCGAACCCGCGCCACGTCGCGGCGCCCTTCGCCGGCGTCGTCACCCTCACCGTCGCCGAGGGCGACGTCGTCGAGGCCGGCGGCACCGTCGCCACCATCGAGGCGATGAAGATGGAGGCGGCCATCACCGCCGGCCAGGCCGGCACCGTCCGCCGGCTCGCCGTCAGCGCCGTCCGGCGGGTCGAGGCGGGTGACCTCATCCTGGAGCTGGGCTGA
- a CDS encoding helix-turn-helix domain-containing protein — MSGIRHVPVAPTETRHLSAGDEVTPHRHDDHQLICASSGVLEVIVADGTWYTPSVRAVWVPGGTIHHWQVHGATTVHLVGVPAGLMPPAGHVPSLVPVSPLVRELMIACSRNGPATTPAARRLLRVLVDHVEPAPEPPTMLPVLRDPRLRDVQAVIEADLTTSPALAALGRRVGASERTLSRLFHDEVGMSFAVWRHQLRLHRAVLMLARGDTVTRVAAACGYSSASAFITAFRAAFGRTPGALYR; from the coding sequence ATGTCAGGAATCCGCCACGTCCCCGTCGCACCGACCGAGACCCGCCACCTCTCGGCCGGCGACGAGGTCACTCCGCATCGTCACGACGACCACCAGCTCATCTGCGCCAGCTCCGGCGTGCTGGAGGTGATCGTGGCCGACGGCACGTGGTACACGCCGTCGGTCCGCGCCGTCTGGGTGCCCGGCGGCACGATCCATCACTGGCAGGTGCACGGCGCCACCACCGTGCACCTGGTCGGCGTCCCCGCCGGGCTCATGCCGCCCGCCGGGCACGTCCCGTCGCTGGTACCGGTGTCGCCGCTGGTCCGCGAGCTGATGATCGCCTGCTCCCGGAACGGGCCGGCCACCACCCCGGCCGCCCGCCGGCTGCTGCGCGTCCTCGTCGACCACGTCGAGCCGGCGCCGGAGCCGCCGACCATGCTCCCGGTGCTGCGCGATCCGCGGCTGCGCGACGTGCAGGCCGTCATCGAGGCCGACCTCACCACGTCGCCGGCCCTGGCCGCGCTGGGCCGTCGCGTCGGAGCGAGCGAGCGCACCCTCTCGCGGCTCTTCCACGACGAGGTGGGCATGAGCTTCGCCGTCTGGCGCCACCAGCTGCGGCTGCACCGCGCCGTCCTCATGCTCGCCCGCGGCGACACCGTCACCCGCGTGGCCGCCGCGTGCGGCTACTCGTCCGCCAGCGCGTTCATCACCGCGTTCCGCGCCGCGTTCGGGCGTACCCCGGGAGCCCTGTACCGCTAG
- a CDS encoding helix-turn-helix domain-containing protein — MDNRQEVREFLTTRRARLTPDQAGLPATGRRRVPGLRRSEVAAVAGLSVEYYARLERGQIAGASSGVLEALARALQLDDTERAHLFDLARAADGVPTSGRARRRVPARAASRTSLQWTLDAIKDGVAFVRDPHQNLLAANALGRAFYSPVIGDGGRTPNLARFQFLDPAARDFYPDWELFAEMCVGIMRAEAGRDPHDRGLQDLVGELSTRSETFRRLWAGHDVRTHGAGTKRFRHPLVGELTLAYEELAITAEPGLVLLVYTAEPGSPSAERLQLLASWAAGATATT, encoded by the coding sequence GTGGACAATCGGCAGGAGGTGCGCGAGTTCCTCACCACCCGTCGCGCGCGTCTCACCCCTGACCAGGCCGGTCTCCCGGCCACGGGCCGCCGGCGGGTGCCCGGGCTGCGCCGCAGCGAGGTCGCGGCCGTCGCCGGGCTCAGCGTCGAGTACTACGCGCGGCTGGAGCGCGGCCAGATCGCCGGCGCGTCGTCCGGGGTGCTCGAGGCGCTCGCCCGGGCGCTGCAGCTCGACGACACCGAACGGGCCCACCTGTTCGACCTCGCCCGCGCCGCCGACGGCGTGCCCACGTCGGGGCGGGCCCGTCGCCGCGTGCCGGCCAGGGCGGCGTCCCGCACGAGCCTGCAGTGGACGCTCGACGCGATCAAGGACGGCGTGGCGTTCGTCCGCGACCCGCACCAGAACCTGCTCGCCGCCAACGCGCTCGGCCGCGCGTTCTACTCACCGGTCATCGGCGACGGGGGACGCACGCCCAACCTCGCGCGCTTCCAGTTCCTCGACCCCGCCGCCCGCGACTTCTACCCGGACTGGGAGCTGTTCGCCGAGATGTGTGTGGGCATCATGCGGGCCGAGGCCGGCCGCGACCCGCACGACCGCGGGCTGCAGGACCTCGTCGGCGAGCTCTCCACCCGCAGCGAGACCTTCCGCCGCCTCTGGGCCGGCCACGACGTCCGCACCCACGGCGCCGGCACCAAGCGGTTCCGCCATCCGCTCGTCGGCGAGCTCACCCTCGCCTACGAGGAGCTGGCCATCACCGCCGAGCCGGGCCTCGTGCTCCTCGTCTACACCGCCGAGCCCGGCTCCCCGTCCGCCGAACGGCTCCAGCTGCTCGCCTCCTGGGCGGCGGGCGCCACCGCGACCACCTGA
- a CDS encoding zinc-dependent alcohol dehydrogenase family protein has product MRQVVMYGPGDVRVEERADPTILEPTDAIVRLSATCVCGSDLWPYRGAEPVDHQVMGHEYVGVVEEVGADVRTVAPGDFVVGSFWASDNTCEICRAGYQAYCVHRVLMGTIGTQAELARVPLADGTLVATPGRPDPDLVPSLLAASDVLGTGWFAAVAAQAGPGRTVAVVGDGAVGLLAVLAARQLGAERVIAFSRHADRQALAREFGATDIVEERGDAGVAEVKARTGGLGAHSVIEAVGTQEAMMQAIHATRPGGHVGFVGVSHDVAIPGDDLFMAGVHLHGGPAPVRQYLPHLIQLIWDREIDPGKVFDLTLPLDRAAEAYRAMDQRTATKVLLTP; this is encoded by the coding sequence ATGCGTCAAGTAGTCATGTACGGACCCGGGGACGTCCGGGTCGAGGAACGCGCCGACCCCACCATCCTGGAGCCGACCGATGCGATCGTCCGGCTGAGCGCCACCTGCGTCTGCGGCAGCGACCTGTGGCCCTACCGCGGCGCCGAGCCGGTCGACCACCAGGTGATGGGACACGAGTACGTCGGCGTCGTCGAGGAGGTCGGCGCCGACGTGCGCACCGTCGCGCCGGGCGACTTCGTCGTCGGCTCGTTCTGGGCCTCCGACAACACCTGCGAGATCTGCCGGGCCGGGTACCAGGCGTACTGCGTGCACCGGGTCCTCATGGGCACCATCGGCACCCAGGCCGAGCTGGCCCGCGTCCCGCTCGCCGACGGCACCCTCGTCGCCACCCCCGGCCGGCCCGACCCGGATCTCGTCCCCTCGCTGCTGGCCGCCTCCGACGTCCTCGGCACCGGCTGGTTCGCCGCCGTCGCGGCCCAGGCCGGCCCGGGCCGGACGGTCGCGGTCGTCGGCGACGGCGCGGTCGGGCTGCTCGCGGTGCTGGCCGCCCGGCAGCTCGGCGCCGAGAGGGTCATCGCGTTCAGCCGGCACGCCGATCGTCAGGCCCTGGCCCGCGAGTTCGGCGCCACGGACATCGTCGAGGAACGCGGCGACGCCGGCGTCGCGGAGGTCAAGGCCCGCACCGGCGGCCTCGGCGCCCACTCCGTCATCGAGGCCGTCGGCACCCAGGAGGCCATGATGCAGGCCATCCACGCCACCCGCCCCGGCGGCCACGTCGGCTTCGTCGGCGTCTCCCACGACGTCGCCATCCCCGGCGACGACCTGTTCATGGCGGGGGTGCACCTGCACGGCGGCCCGGCTCCGGTCCGCCAGTACCTGCCGCACCTGATCCAGCTCATCTGGGACCGCGAGATCGACCCCGGCAAGGTCTTCGACCTCACCCTGCCGCTCGACCGGGCGGCCGAGGCGTACCGGGCGATGGACCAGCGCACCGCCACCAAGGTCCTGCTCACCCCATGA